A single region of the Actinoplanes sp. SE50/110 genome encodes:
- a CDS encoding septum formation initiator family protein, producing MTQRRMPSGQGPSRRSGGASGRPGASRTRGAGPVRVEARPTVRVPTSRSARPAGARRTSQSGGPAATRTAAPRPRALTSRATVLLAVLVVLALAYTYPIRVYLQQEAQIAQMERAQAEQRDQIAATATELAKWNDNEYIRIQARKQLYYVRPGEAPLLVIEDRAGAAHDAGQKAPAAAPDRWYDTLWNSVRAADAEPAN from the coding sequence ATGACACAGCGCCGCATGCCGAGCGGTCAGGGCCCGTCCCGCCGATCGGGTGGCGCCAGTGGCCGTCCCGGTGCTTCCCGCACCCGTGGCGCCGGTCCGGTCCGGGTGGAGGCCCGCCCGACCGTCCGGGTGCCCACGTCACGCAGCGCGCGCCCGGCCGGCGCGCGGCGTACTTCGCAGTCCGGCGGCCCGGCCGCCACGCGCACCGCCGCGCCCCGGCCGCGTGCGCTGACCAGCCGGGCAACCGTCCTGCTCGCGGTCCTCGTGGTGCTGGCCCTGGCCTACACCTACCCGATCCGGGTCTATCTGCAGCAGGAGGCGCAGATCGCCCAGATGGAGCGGGCCCAGGCCGAGCAGCGCGACCAGATCGCCGCCACGGCGACGGAGCTGGCGAAGTGGAACGACAACGAGTACATCCGGATCCAGGCGCGCAAGCAGCTGTATTACGTGCGCCCGGGTGAGGCACCGCTGCTCGTGATCGAGGACCGGGCCGGCGCCGCGCACGACGCCGGTCAGAAAGCCCCGGCGGCCGCCCCGGACCGCTGGTACGACACGCTGTGGAACAGCGTCCGAGCCGCCGACGCGGAGCCCGCGAACTGA
- a CDS encoding DUF501 domain-containing protein encodes MDAPTPADLDIVAAQLGRPPRGTRAVAHRCPCGNPDVVETSPRLDDGTPFPTMYYLTCPHATAACSRLESAGVMRDMQERLSTDPELAAHYAAAHRDYLDRRQAIDDVPEIHGVSAGGMPDRVKCLHVHLGHALAAGRGVNPFGDEVRDAVEPWWVDGPCVKRDEC; translated from the coding sequence ATGGATGCACCAACCCCCGCCGACCTCGACATCGTGGCGGCCCAGCTGGGCCGCCCACCCCGCGGCACCCGCGCGGTCGCGCACCGCTGCCCGTGCGGCAACCCGGACGTGGTGGAGACCTCGCCCCGGCTGGACGACGGCACGCCGTTCCCCACCATGTACTACCTGACCTGCCCGCACGCCACGGCCGCCTGCTCCCGTCTGGAGTCGGCCGGCGTGATGCGTGACATGCAGGAGCGGCTGAGCACCGACCCGGAGCTGGCCGCCCACTACGCCGCGGCGCACCGTGACTATCTGGACCGCCGCCAGGCGATCGACGACGTCCCGGAGATCCACGGCGTGTCGGCCGGCGGCATGCCCGACCGGGTGAAGTGCCTGCACGTCCACCTGGGACACGCGCTTGCCGCGGGCCGCGGAGTGAACCCGTTCGGCGACGAGGTGCGCGACGCGGTCGAGCCGTGGTGGGTCGACGGCCCCTGCGTCAAGCGCGACGAATGCTGA
- a CDS encoding DUF4129 domain-containing protein, with product MDLGLLRRWWPLAAVIGLLFVISLAATRSAPQLDRITPESTTPTTQAPLLPPTPHPTVEQSESPVEAARGLPGWVGSAAVAVIVVLVIVMVVILIWALLRDVARRRRNRTGRRDPRRAGNTAEDLVAALDAGLEELSDTDRDPRRAVIACWVRLEQAAAAAGTVRHPGDSPTDLVGRLLAEQQVDAAVLAALMEVYREARYATHTVDDRMRQQARYALERLRADLGALA from the coding sequence ATGGACCTTGGACTTCTGCGCCGCTGGTGGCCGCTGGCCGCCGTCATCGGGCTGCTCTTCGTGATCTCGCTGGCGGCCACCCGCTCGGCGCCCCAGCTGGACCGGATCACCCCGGAGTCCACCACGCCGACCACCCAGGCGCCGCTGCTGCCGCCCACCCCGCATCCGACCGTGGAGCAGAGTGAGTCGCCGGTCGAGGCGGCTCGCGGCCTGCCCGGCTGGGTCGGCAGCGCGGCGGTCGCGGTGATCGTCGTGCTGGTGATCGTGATGGTGGTGATCCTCATCTGGGCGCTGCTGCGGGACGTGGCCCGCCGTCGGCGCAACCGGACCGGCCGCCGCGACCCGCGCCGCGCCGGGAACACCGCCGAGGATCTGGTCGCCGCGCTCGACGCCGGTCTGGAGGAGCTCTCCGACACCGACCGCGACCCGCGTCGCGCGGTGATCGCCTGCTGGGTGCGGCTGGAGCAGGCCGCCGCCGCGGCCGGCACCGTCCGGCATCCCGGCGACAGCCCCACCGACCTGGTCGGCCGGCTGCTCGCCGAGCAACAGGTGGACGCCGCCGTGCTCGCCGCCCTGATGGAGGTGTACCGGGAGGCCCGGTACGCCACCCACACCGTCGACGACCGGATGCGCCAGCAGGCGCGGTACGCGCTGGAGCGGTTGCGCGCCGACCTGGGGGCGCTGGCGTGA
- the eno gene encoding phosphopyruvate hydratase produces MATIEAIVAREILDSRGNPTVEVEVGLDDGTVGRAAVPSGASTGAFEALELRDGDKGRYLGKGVEKAVANIEDKIADELIGYEASEQRLIDQKMLDLDGTDTKSELGANAILGVSLAVAKAAALSAELPLFRYIGGPNAAVLPVPMMNIVNGGAHADSNVDVQEFMIAPIGAPTFREALRTGAEVYHALKSVLKKKGLSTGLGDEGGFAPNLPANAAALDLIAEAVQAAGFSLGSDIVLAMDVAATEFYKDGSYVFEGSPKSTDEMIAYYAKLAADYPIVSIEDPLAEDDWAGWSAMSEQLGNKIQIVGDDLFVTNPQRIARGIAESAGNAVLVKVNQIGSLTETLDAVDLAHRAGFKTMMSHRSGETEDTTIADLAVAVGSGQIKTGAPARSDRVAKYNQLLRIEEQLESAARYAGAGAFPRYRVA; encoded by the coding sequence ATGGCCACCATTGAAGCGATCGTCGCCCGCGAGATCCTGGATTCCCGGGGCAACCCGACCGTCGAGGTCGAGGTCGGTCTGGACGACGGCACGGTCGGCCGCGCGGCGGTTCCGTCCGGCGCCTCCACCGGCGCGTTCGAGGCGCTCGAGCTGCGGGACGGCGACAAGGGCCGGTACCTCGGCAAGGGTGTCGAGAAGGCGGTCGCCAACATCGAGGACAAGATCGCCGACGAGCTGATCGGTTACGAGGCGAGCGAGCAGCGCCTGATCGACCAGAAGATGCTCGACCTGGACGGCACCGACACCAAGTCGGAGCTGGGCGCCAACGCGATCCTGGGCGTCTCGCTGGCGGTGGCCAAGGCCGCCGCGCTCTCCGCCGAGCTCCCGCTGTTCCGTTACATCGGTGGCCCGAACGCCGCCGTCCTGCCGGTCCCGATGATGAACATCGTGAACGGTGGCGCGCACGCCGACTCCAACGTCGACGTGCAGGAGTTCATGATCGCCCCGATCGGCGCCCCCACCTTCCGTGAGGCGCTGCGCACCGGCGCCGAGGTGTACCACGCGCTGAAGTCGGTGCTGAAGAAGAAGGGCCTGTCCACCGGCCTGGGTGACGAGGGTGGCTTCGCGCCGAACCTGCCGGCCAACGCCGCCGCGCTGGACCTGATCGCCGAGGCGGTCCAGGCCGCCGGTTTCTCCCTGGGCAGCGACATCGTGCTGGCCATGGACGTCGCGGCCACCGAGTTCTACAAGGACGGGTCCTACGTTTTCGAGGGCTCGCCGAAGTCGACCGACGAGATGATCGCCTACTACGCGAAGCTCGCCGCCGACTACCCGATCGTCTCCATCGAGGATCCGCTGGCCGAGGACGACTGGGCCGGCTGGAGCGCGATGAGCGAGCAGCTCGGCAACAAGATCCAGATCGTCGGCGACGACCTGTTCGTCACCAACCCGCAGCGCATCGCCCGCGGCATCGCCGAGTCGGCCGGTAACGCGGTGCTGGTCAAGGTGAACCAGATCGGTTCGCTGACCGAGACGCTGGACGCCGTGGACCTGGCGCACCGGGCCGGTTTCAAGACGATGATGTCGCACCGCTCCGGTGAGACCGAGGACACCACGATCGCCGACCTGGCGGTCGCGGTCGGCTCCGGTCAGATCAAGACCGGCGCGCCGGCCCGGTCCGACCGGGTGGCGAAGTACAACCAGCTCCTGCGCATCGAGGAGCAGCTGGAGAGCGCCGCGCGGTACGCCGGTGCGGGCGCGTTCCCGCGTTACCGGGTCGCGTAA
- a CDS encoding Ppx/GppA phosphatase family protein: protein MRVAAIDCGTNAIRLLIADVDGDRLTDVTRRMEIVRLGEGVDRTGMLSPAAIERTRVALAGYAADIEKSEAVAVRMCATSASRDASNAGDFRAMVRGVLGIDPEVITGEEEATLSFLGAVKGLAAPGPYLVVDLGGGSTEFVTGTDTVERAISMDIGCVRMTERHLHGDPPAAEELAAAQREVTVAVDTALAAVGGRAARTLVGLAGTVATVAALAHDLPEYDSARIHHSAVSRAAVTRVTGELLGMTVERRLALPVMHPGRADVIGGGALIMRTIMERSGHDTVIASEHDILDGIAFGLAAG from the coding sequence ATGAGGGTCGCCGCGATCGACTGCGGGACGAACGCGATCCGCCTGCTGATCGCCGACGTGGACGGTGACCGGCTGACCGACGTGACCCGCCGGATGGAGATCGTCCGGCTGGGCGAGGGCGTCGACCGGACGGGCATGCTGTCGCCCGCCGCGATCGAGCGGACCCGGGTCGCCCTCGCCGGCTACGCCGCCGACATCGAGAAATCGGAGGCCGTCGCGGTACGCATGTGTGCCACCTCCGCCTCGCGCGATGCGTCGAACGCCGGCGACTTCCGCGCCATGGTCCGTGGTGTCCTCGGCATCGACCCGGAGGTGATCACCGGGGAGGAGGAGGCCACCCTCTCGTTCCTCGGCGCGGTCAAGGGTCTCGCCGCGCCCGGCCCGTATCTCGTCGTCGACCTGGGTGGCGGCTCCACCGAGTTCGTCACCGGCACGGACACTGTCGAGCGCGCCATCTCGATGGACATCGGCTGCGTCCGGATGACCGAGCGGCACCTGCACGGCGATCCGCCGGCCGCGGAGGAGTTGGCCGCGGCGCAGCGGGAGGTCACCGTGGCGGTGGACACCGCGCTGGCCGCGGTCGGCGGCCGGGCGGCACGCACCCTGGTCGGGCTGGCCGGGACGGTGGCCACGGTCGCGGCGCTGGCGCACGACCTGCCGGAGTACGACTCGGCGCGGATCCACCACAGTGCGGTCAGCCGGGCGGCGGTCACCCGGGTCACCGGGGAACTGCTCGGGATGACCGTGGAGCGGCGGCTGGCGCTGCCGGTGATGCATCCGGGCCGGGCCGACGTGATCGGCGGCGGCGCGCTGATCATGCGGACCATCATGGAGCGTTCCGGCCATGACACGGTGATCGCCTCCGAACACGACATCCTCGACGGCATCGCGTTCGGCCTGGCGGCGGGCTGA
- a CDS encoding uracil-DNA glycosylase produces the protein MQPSESSPRTPQSVVDQAAGAASLTVLDARVADCFACPRLVAWRTEVATVKRAAFRDQHYWGRPVPGWGPADAAIGILGLAPAAHGGNRTGRIFTGDRSGDVLFAALHRAGLANQPTSVAADDGLTLRHTRIFAAVRCAPPDNKPTPAERDTCAPWFQRELRLLTPTLKVVVTLGAFAWAAWWPAMRSAYAVTPPVPRPRFGHGAEVHLPGVPPLLGCFHVSQQNTFTGRLTPDMLDAVFARAKDLAGLA, from the coding sequence GTGCAACCGTCGGAGAGCTCACCGCGTACGCCGCAATCGGTTGTCGATCAGGCGGCCGGGGCCGCGTCGCTGACCGTGCTCGATGCCCGCGTCGCGGATTGTTTCGCCTGCCCCCGGCTGGTCGCCTGGCGGACCGAGGTGGCCACGGTCAAGCGCGCCGCGTTCCGCGACCAGCACTACTGGGGGCGCCCGGTGCCCGGGTGGGGCCCGGCGGACGCCGCGATCGGCATCCTCGGCCTGGCACCCGCGGCGCACGGCGGCAACCGCACCGGCCGGATCTTCACCGGCGACCGTTCCGGCGACGTCCTCTTCGCCGCCCTGCACCGGGCCGGTCTGGCCAACCAGCCGACCAGCGTCGCCGCCGACGACGGCCTGACCTTGCGGCACACCCGGATCTTCGCGGCGGTGCGCTGCGCGCCGCCGGACAACAAGCCGACCCCGGCCGAACGCGACACCTGCGCCCCCTGGTTCCAGCGCGAGTTGCGGCTGCTCACCCCCACCCTGAAGGTGGTGGTCACGTTGGGTGCCTTCGCCTGGGCGGCCTGGTGGCCGGCGATGAGATCGGCGTACGCGGTGACACCCCCCGTGCCACGCCCGAGGTTCGGCCACGGCGCCGAGGTGCATCTGCCCGGCGTGCCCCCGCTGCTGGGGTGTTTCCACGTCAGCCAGCAGAACACTTTCACCGGCCGGCTCACCCCCGACATGCTCGACGCGGTGTTCGCGCGTGCGAAGGATCTGGCGGGCCTGGCATGA
- a CDS encoding amino-acid N-acetyltransferase: MLIRRARTGDVRAIRHLVDTYTTDRRLLSKATVTLYESVQEFWVAVDEDGTVSGCGALHVMWEDLAEIRTVAVHPDKRGRRIGHRIVGVLLDQARELGVRRVFCLTFETRFFGSFGFTEIDGAPVPHAVYEQLLRSYDEGVAEFLDLERVKPNTLGNTRMLLHL, from the coding sequence ATGCTGATCCGCCGGGCCCGCACCGGGGATGTCCGGGCGATCCGGCACCTGGTCGACACGTACACGACGGATCGGCGGCTGCTCAGCAAGGCGACGGTCACCCTCTACGAGTCCGTCCAGGAGTTCTGGGTGGCGGTCGACGAGGACGGCACGGTGTCCGGCTGCGGCGCCCTGCACGTGATGTGGGAGGACCTGGCCGAGATCCGCACGGTCGCCGTGCACCCCGACAAGCGGGGCCGGAGAATCGGTCACCGGATCGTCGGCGTGCTGCTCGACCAGGCCCGCGAGCTGGGCGTGCGACGGGTCTTCTGCCTCACCTTCGAGACCCGGTTCTTCGGCTCGTTCGGCTTCACCGAGATCGACGGGGCCCCGGTTCCGCACGCGGTCTACGAGCAGCTGCTGCGGTCGTACGACGAGGGCGTCGCCGAATTCCTGGACCTGGAGCGGGTCAAGCCGAACACCCTGGGGAACACGAGAATGCTGCTGCACCTATGA
- a CDS encoding MoxR family ATPase, whose amino-acid sequence MTQQGGQALPPYEVGRLAGAVLDAVNSVVVGKREALELVLAGILAGGHVLLEDLPGLGKTLTARSFAQALGLDFRRLQFTPDLLPADVTGSFLYDQRKGDFAFRAGPVFTNMLLADEINRTPPKTQSALLEAMQEKQVSVEGVTYRLDPPFHVLATANPIEYEGTYPLPEAQLDRFLLRVSFGYPTAEEEWEVMRRRMSRRQEEAQLTPVVDARTLQVMQAALESVAVEDSIGRYIVSLAAATREHTAVLVGSSPRGSLALLLLARARAAMAGRDYVVPEDVKDVAVPALAHRITLRPEMWLRQVNPAFVVQEVLSAVPAPASGALPTYARHD is encoded by the coding sequence GTGACCCAGCAAGGCGGACAGGCTCTTCCTCCGTACGAGGTCGGGCGGCTGGCCGGTGCGGTGCTCGACGCGGTGAACAGCGTCGTGGTCGGCAAACGGGAGGCGCTCGAACTGGTGCTGGCCGGCATCCTGGCCGGTGGCCACGTGCTGCTCGAGGACCTGCCCGGGCTGGGCAAGACGCTGACCGCGCGGTCGTTCGCGCAGGCGCTCGGGCTCGACTTCCGGCGGCTGCAGTTCACCCCCGACCTGCTGCCCGCCGACGTCACCGGCTCGTTCCTGTACGACCAGCGCAAGGGTGACTTCGCGTTCCGGGCCGGGCCGGTGTTCACCAACATGCTGCTGGCCGACGAGATCAACCGGACCCCGCCGAAGACCCAGTCCGCCCTGCTCGAGGCGATGCAGGAGAAGCAGGTCTCGGTCGAGGGCGTGACCTACCGGCTGGACCCGCCGTTCCACGTGCTGGCCACCGCCAACCCGATCGAGTACGAGGGCACGTACCCGCTGCCCGAGGCGCAGCTCGACCGGTTCCTGCTCCGGGTGTCGTTCGGCTACCCGACCGCCGAGGAGGAGTGGGAGGTGATGCGCCGCCGGATGTCCCGCCGTCAGGAGGAGGCGCAGCTCACCCCGGTGGTCGACGCCCGCACCCTGCAGGTGATGCAGGCCGCGCTGGAGTCGGTCGCGGTCGAGGACTCGATCGGGCGCTACATCGTCTCGCTGGCCGCGGCCACCCGCGAGCACACCGCGGTGCTGGTCGGCTCGTCGCCGCGTGGCTCGCTGGCACTGCTGCTGCTGGCCCGGGCCCGGGCCGCGATGGCCGGCCGGGACTACGTGGTGCCCGAGGACGTCAAGGACGTCGCGGTGCCGGCCCTGGCGCACCGGATCACGCTGCGTCCGGAGATGTGGCTGCGCCA
- a CDS encoding DUF885 domain-containing protein: MPEFVPLAERIADSLLESDPVTALYAGDHRFDDRLPDLSATAVDGRVAMLRDAADALSAIDADALDPEEQVDHAILTAQVDRGLFELTEVREHEWNPLEHNPGPLLHGLLSRPFAPPAERLTSLRGRLAALPDALATARAVLDDVPRIHAETAAGQFAGTAGLIRDELPALLAQEPGLRGTVEPVAAAAVAALTEFDGWLRKRLESGESGRDPRLGRRLWEARLWHTLDTELSAAEVLSRARANLDRVGAELRVLAAEMVGGEPTDDTVRRALDTIADQHPDNTTILGLAKSTMDEATEFVRAHDVVSLVDDPCVIEEMPEFARGVAVAYCDPPGPLETADVPTFYCIAPAPAGWSPERIRSFYREYNNEMIRNLTVHEAMPGHFLQLAHARRFRGSSPVRALGWSGPFVEGWAVYAEEMMVGLGFGGPAVKLQQLKMQLRMSLNAIIDQLVHCEDLAEGEAMALMTGRGFQEEGEAAGKWRRALLTSTQLSTYFVGYTEVAGLAALRPFGATPKAWHDAMLAHGSPPPRHLRALLGV; this comes from the coding sequence ATGCCGGAGTTTGTGCCACTTGCCGAGCGGATCGCCGACTCTCTCCTGGAGAGCGATCCCGTGACGGCCCTCTACGCGGGGGACCATCGGTTCGACGACCGTCTGCCCGACCTCTCCGCCACCGCGGTCGACGGCCGGGTCGCCATGCTGCGGGACGCGGCCGACGCGCTCAGCGCGATCGACGCCGACGCCCTCGACCCGGAGGAGCAGGTCGACCACGCGATCCTCACCGCCCAGGTGGACCGTGGGCTGTTCGAGCTCACCGAGGTCCGCGAGCACGAGTGGAACCCGTTGGAGCACAACCCCGGCCCGCTCCTGCACGGCCTGCTGTCCCGCCCGTTCGCGCCGCCCGCCGAGCGGCTGACCAGCCTGCGCGGCCGGCTCGCCGCGCTGCCCGACGCGCTGGCCACCGCCCGGGCCGTGCTCGACGACGTGCCGCGGATCCACGCCGAGACCGCGGCCGGCCAGTTCGCCGGCACCGCCGGGCTGATCCGCGACGAGCTGCCCGCCCTGCTCGCCCAGGAGCCCGGCCTGCGGGGCACCGTGGAGCCGGTCGCCGCGGCCGCGGTCGCCGCGCTCACCGAGTTCGACGGCTGGCTGCGCAAGCGGCTGGAGAGCGGCGAGTCGGGGCGTGACCCGCGGCTCGGCCGCCGGCTGTGGGAGGCCCGGCTCTGGCACACCCTCGACACCGAGCTGTCCGCGGCCGAGGTGCTGTCCCGGGCCCGGGCCAATCTCGATCGGGTCGGCGCCGAGCTGCGCGTGCTGGCGGCCGAGATGGTCGGCGGCGAGCCCACCGACGACACCGTGCGGCGCGCACTGGACACCATCGCCGATCAGCACCCCGACAACACCACCATCCTCGGGCTGGCCAAGAGCACGATGGACGAGGCCACCGAGTTCGTCCGCGCCCACGACGTGGTGTCGCTGGTGGACGACCCGTGCGTGATCGAGGAGATGCCGGAGTTCGCCCGCGGCGTGGCGGTGGCCTACTGCGACCCGCCCGGCCCGCTGGAGACCGCGGACGTGCCCACGTTCTACTGCATCGCGCCCGCGCCGGCCGGGTGGTCGCCCGAGCGGATCCGCAGCTTCTACCGCGAATACAACAACGAGATGATCCGCAACCTGACCGTCCACGAGGCGATGCCGGGGCACTTCCTGCAGTTGGCGCACGCGCGGCGGTTCCGGGGCAGCAGCCCGGTGCGGGCGCTCGGCTGGTCCGGACCGTTCGTCGAGGGCTGGGCGGTCTACGCCGAGGAGATGATGGTCGGGCTCGGCTTCGGCGGGCCCGCGGTGAAACTGCAGCAGCTCAAGATGCAGCTGCGGATGAGTCTCAACGCGATCATCGACCAGCTGGTGCACTGCGAGGACCTGGCCGAGGGCGAGGCGATGGCGCTGATGACCGGGCGGGGCTTCCAGGAGGAGGGGGAGGCGGCCGGGAAATGGCGGCGGGCGCTGCTCACCTCGACCCAGCTGTCCACCTACTTCGTGGGATACACCGAGGTGGCGGGGCTGGCGGCGTTGCGGCCGTTCGGGGCCACGCCCAAGGCGTGGCATGACGCGATGCTGGCGCACGGGTCGCCGCCGCCGCGGCATCTGCGGGCGTTGCTCGGGGTGTAG